The DNA window TTGTAGACTCGACTCAACTCAACTCATCCCTTGCTTTGCTTCCTTTTATTTCAGTTGAAGGAGTATATAGACGACACTGAAGATTTTATCAACATTCAGCTGGTATGAACTTCTTTCTGGCTTTGAATCACTTATCTGCATTTTATGAATCTAGATCCAGATGAGAAACAACCATTTCATTTCATgactaagtttagtttccaaacTAGGTATGGTAGACAACATAAGAATGGAATTTTGATGTTTTGTCTCATTTTTCTTCGTATGTAGGATAATGTCAGAAACCAACTTATCCAGTTTGAGCTTCTTCTTTCAACTGCAACTTTCGTTGTAGCCATATTTGGGGTTGTGGCTGGAATATTTGGCATGAATTTCGAGATTCCATTTTTTGAAAATACCGGTGCATTTAAGTGGGTCCTAACATTAACGGGCGTTATCGGAGGAATCATCTTCTCTTCGTTCTTATGGTTTTTCAAGTATAAGCGGCTGATGCCACTATAGAGGTCCGGGCTGGATAGATCAACAGGAATGAAgacattttttcattaatttattgttaCTGTTACCCTGCATAATAAAGATCACCACCATTTGTGATGTTCTGAAAGTCATTTACTCATTTCAGTAAAAACaattcatctattttttttgagaatatatatttagGAATTTATTCAATCTGTAAGTTATAAACACAATTTTGTTTCATTAAACAATTGAATACATTGCAGATCTTAAATTGGGTTAGAAAAAAGGATGAATATTTTGTGAACAAACTGTTGTATGacattttattataacattCTGAACtttgaaaacatgaaagaaaacAATTCCTCTTCTGAAATTGAATGAGGGGGTTTGTGGCCTTCTTAGAGTGCAAAAGAAAAAGGAACCAGATTAACAAAAACCCGAAAAGATATTTGGTGAATTCATTGGGTTGATGATGATGGTGGTGTTGGCGCAGATCTAAGTCTTGCATTCCTTGCTTTATCGGCCTTTTCCATATAGTCTTGATGAGACTGATGTTTATTATTTCCTGCAAAGAATGATTGGGGCTAAATTAATCATCATATAGTTTTTGACACAAAGAAGAATGATTCCACATATTAGCCATTTGAATGAACACAAGCAGACtaaattatgtttgattctaGCCAAGAGCTAAAGGGTGTTGGtagattatgtttgattctGGCCAAGAGCTAAAGGGTGTTGATCGATTATGTTGGAACATGAAAGTCGAAATCCAATGAGTGTGTAGCAACCCACTAAAGAATGAACTAGTCCCGAAAATGAATGGCGCTTAAGCGCGCGACCTATACTCGGCTTGCCCCCGATGAGATGAGTAGGAGGGAGCAGACCACTTCCACTTTTGTGgatatcaaaatcataataatgTCTTTACTCAAATTATTCATTCAGGAAGCATCTATAATCCACAAATTCATCATTCAACTTCAACAAAATCTAAAGGGTATTTCAGATTAAGCCTAACCACCATAAGTAAAAGATGATCTATTTCATCAAGTTCAAGCATAAGCACActatcttcttcttcacctTCCCCACTCAagtaatatttgtaataaacaTCACTGAATCCAATCAAGTTTTTCTAAGTTCTACATTAGAATAGTCACAAATTTGCTGCATAAAGACCTCCTTTTTTtctattcaattcaattcaattcaattgaaGACAGATCTAAAAGAAAgcaaataaattaagaaaacgAAACCTCGGGTCATAAAGAACCATGGAACAGAAAAGATGGCTCCAACGATGACGATCCCTGCAAAGACGTGCTTCTTCTCACCGCTGTAAAGAACATGTTCGATTTTTGACCTAAACCCTCCTCCATTACTCGCCTTCGCTTCGCTTCCCATTTCTTCCTCCCTTCCTGCTTTACACCTTAATCTTCCAATTcgcctctctctctcttttaaTTTCCAGTTTCAAGCCTTAAACCTCTGTGGATGAACCCTATTTCGTTATACAGAAACTctgcaaaataaattaataagttcaGGCGGTAATTGTGTAAATAAGGTCCCAGAGTTTATCTAAAACTAAAACATAAATCTCTATCTATCTTTTATTCTAATAAAGGAATTTATGTTTTGATAacttaaattatcatttattttaatatatttgtttgataatttttatagatttaagtaaaaatatgttcaaaataataaactaaaatatattaaacaccaaactctaaaaaaaaaaaaaatctatttattcttatcattttaataaaattaaatgatatataattcattactattactattaggttttaaatcttttattagATTGATTTCGATAAAAATGTTTACggatgtaattaattttttttccgtttcaaacaattatttaattacaaaattctttttgttaaattatttgatctaattttttatatttgttaactGTTATTCTTCTGAAATAAATCGGGTATCTTTTCTCCTCCTCATGCCCAACCCCGatcccgatttaaaatacctgaATCCGACTATTAAGTATCCACGGTATCAAACATACGAGTACCTAGTGTCATCcttaatataaaacataaaacagttaacaaataaaaaaaaggaattaaataatataatagaaagaattatgtaatcaaataattttaatattatgaaatagaaagaaaatataattttatcagaCATCCCAATCAAAATCAATctaataaaagattttaaaaaaagaaaatctaaaagattaaagaaaataaaacttattagaATATGAAAAGGAAATTGAAAGTTTTGCCGGTAATCGAAGACAACGAATTTAAATTCGGGAGATCGAGAAACAATGATCgacaataatataaatgaagaagaacaatgtgtaaTTAACTCTTCTATCGTTGAGATAATGAAGAGAGAAAATGAGAGATGAAGATAGAATATGAGAGATGAAAATGAGGAATGAAAATCTTAaaggtgtgtttgataaccctggaattggcattggaattgaaattggagggtccaattccaattcttatgtttgttagacactttaatataaagatttggaatttgaattagaattccaatggaattcaatatagtgtaattttagagttctcaattccaatatttttaggtcggaattataattctaaattaacacgtttttcacgtttttgacatgtttaatacgtttttaacacgtttaatacgtttttcacacgttttcatgttttttgcacgtttaacacatttttggcacatttaacacgtttttggctcgtttaacatatttttgacacatttaacacgtttttcacgtccttgacacgtttaacacgtttaacacgattttcacacgcttttttcacatttttggcacatttaatacgtttttcacatttttgacacatttaacacgtttttgacatgtttaacacgtttttcacacgtttggcacatttaacacgttttttcatatttttaatacgtttaacatgtttttcacacgttttgataagattaacacatttttcacgttttggcacgttttgacatgtttaacacgtttaacatgtttttcacacgtttaacatgtttttggcacgttttacacatttttggcacgttttacacttttaaacacgtttaacacgtttttcacacgtttttcacatttttggcacatttaacacgtttttcatatttttaatatgtttaacatgtttttcacacgttttgataagattaacacgtttttcacgttttggcacgttttgacatgtttaacacgtttaacatgtttttcacacgtttaacatgtttttggcacgttttacacatttttggcacgtttaacacttttaaacatgtttaacacgtttttggtacgtttcacacattttgacacgtttaatacattttggcccatttaacacacttgagacatgtttaaaatgtataaaacatgccaaaaacatgaaaaacgtgttaaacgtgtcaaaaacttgtcaaaatgtgtgaaacgtaccaaaaacgtgttaaacatgccaaaaatgtgtaaaacgtgccaaaatgtatAAAACGTGCcataacgtgttaaacgtgtgaaaaatatattaaacgtgttaaacatgtcaaaaacgtgttaaacgtaccaaaaacgtgaaaacatatttaagaagttaacattttgaaccgatattttattttacaaacatagaaattggaattgaattacaattctattatttcccaaacataggaattgaaattaaattacaattctataatgtttccaaacataggaattgaattgtaattcaatgtcaattttCATGGAtttggaattagaatttcaatgccaattccaatttcaattccccctcatcaaacaTACCCTAATAGTAATTGATTATATagtagataattttattaaaattacaaagataaataagtatttttttagagttttatgtttagtatttttttaattttaaaacaaacttcatattttaacttattattttttaacatgttgtCATTTAAGTCTGATAAATTAAGTTATGAAACACTgcctaagaaaaaaaaaaataactccaTCTATTTGAATGAAAAACTATTACATTCACtctaattttaagttttaagtgagaattaaATTCGTGGTTTTAGTCTCTTAAAAATTACTTTATTCACTTAAGCTACATTAGTGagttatctattttttttattaatatacatttttaacaattatatttatttatagattaatactgattttatttgaaattatttcttatatatttacttttatttaaattgtttattgtatattttttaaaaaattaatttttttatatttattattgtttgaatttataatatatatatatataaccacttaaaatgttataaaatcgttaatttgtgttaaaaatatacataataattattttttatttttctaagtcCTATGGGCAAAAATTCACATTTGTCTTCTGATGACTTCTTTAACTCCATTTTCAAATGACGACCCAtcgttaattttaaattaattatagagTGGGttcaaattttgataataaaataagaattgtgtATACTTGTAGTTAGATTATTAGTCTTGTATTCCTTAAAAGAatttaactatttcaaataaaaataaatatataacaaacaatttcaaaataaaatatgatatatataaaataattttaaataaaatcatatataaaataattttaaataaaataacatataaagagatatttcaaacttaattaaatgtatGGTAAACATTATtcctattacattttatttattttactagttGATCAAATCAAGAGGAAATCATTTGATAAAATTTGTAACTGGAAATTTGAGAATTAATAGAGAAAACATtgtatatataagaaaaatgaaaataaccTGATTAGCCACTGTTTACTTTGTCCTAATTATAAAATgagtaataaattattatttttaatttaaataagtccTTAGATTTATATTCAACCTAACGATAACGATTGAAATGAAAACTAACTAACCTAactaataaatatcaaaattaaataatgcaAAATTAAATAATGCAGTTAATTAATTCCTTAACAAatttacttaattcattaaaatttgttaaacaatgtttaaaaataaaataacttatttatttcttcAATATTATTCTCAATTAAACAAATCacaaacttataataaatatgaagccATATACACATACctataaagttaattttaaattaaacttttaaaaacaataattttgattttgacagACATTAATCATATGTTAGCAAACAAATCACTATGATACTTTTATTTACTtgtatttaaactaaaatgatatTAAATGGTTTTATccataagaaaaataaaataattattgtatttgtatttgaaaacattatgtTAAGATTAAAGCAGTAGTGGGCCTGCAATAATATTTGGGTCGagaaacattataaaattaaaaaaaaaaaaaaagtgaactGGATAAcaaaccaaatttaaattttcttttggGTCCGCCCTGTAACGGGTAGTTACAGAGTATCAATGGAGCCAATAAAGCTTCAATCTTGTGGTCAAAGAA is part of the Impatiens glandulifera chromosome 1, dImpGla2.1, whole genome shotgun sequence genome and encodes:
- the LOC124920472 gene encoding uncharacterized protein LOC124920472, whose protein sequence is MGSEAKASNGGGFRSKIEHVLYSGEKKHVFAGIVIVGAIFSVPWFFMTRGNNKHQSHQDYMEKADKARNARLRSAPTPPSSSTQ